A region of the Pedococcus aerophilus genome:
GCTCAGACCGGCCTGACCCTGGTGCATCGGGGTGCCCGCGGATCGAAGCTCACCCCTGCCGGTGTGGTGGTGGCCGAGTGGGCTGCCCGGCTGATCGAGGTCGCGGACGAGATCGACACCGCGATCGAGGGGCTCCGTGGCGATCGCAGTCGCGAGCTCTCAGTCTGGGCCAGCATGACCATCGCCGAAAGCCTCATCCCCCGCTGGCTGGTCCTCCTCCGTCAGCGTCAGCAGGGCGAGGGACACCTGCCGACGGCGGTGAGCCTGAACGCCTCCAACAGCTCGCATGTAGTCGAAGCGGTTCGTGACGGAACCGCGCATTTGGGTTTCGTCGAGGGCGTCGAGGCACCCAGGGGAGTGCGCTGTGCTTCGATCGGACACGACGAGCTCGTCCTGGTGGCCGCGGCTGGCACGCCGATCAGCCGGCGACGCACCCCCCTGTCTCCGGCGGAGGTCGCAGAGCTGCCGCTGACCAGCCGCGAACGTGGCTCTGGGACCCGCGAGGTCCTGGAGGTGGCCCTTGGTCAGCAAGGGTTGACGATGGGCGACGCGGTTGTCGAGCTGACCACGGCGACTTCCATCCGCGAGGCGGTCCTTGCTGGCAGCTCGCCGGCCTTCCTCAGTCATCGCTTTGTCTCACGTGATCTGGACTCCGGCCATCTCGTGGTGGTGCCGACTGAAAATCTCGACCTCAAGCGCGTCTTCCGCGCCGTGTGGGTAGGCACCAGGCAGCCACCCGCTGGGCCGGGCCGCGAACTGGTCTCGATCGCCCGCGC
Encoded here:
- a CDS encoding LysR family transcriptional regulator, which produces MPELDGLRLLVGIAQHASIGGTARANGISQQAASERLRAMEAQTGLTLVHRGARGSKLTPAGVVVAEWAARLIEVADEIDTAIEGLRGDRSRELSVWASMTIAESLIPRWLVLLRQRQQGEGHLPTAVSLNASNSSHVVEAVRDGTAHLGFVEGVEAPRGVRCASIGHDELVLVAAAGTPISRRRTPLSPAEVAELPLTSRERGSGTREVLEVALGQQGLTMGDAVVELTTATSIREAVLAGSSPAFLSHRFVSRDLDSGHLVVVPTENLDLKRVFRAVWVGTRQPPAGPGRELVSIARAAEQRLGHQRTGAK